A section of the Hirschia baltica ATCC 49814 genome encodes:
- the gltX gene encoding glutamate--tRNA ligase: MTVITRFAPSPTGYLHIGGARTALFNWLYAKANNGKFLLRIEDTDRERSTQNAVQAIFEGLDWLGITPDEEPTFQFQRADRHREVVEEMISKGTAFKCYTSQEELAERREQGEAKRADAKIAAKEGNEDLASNLRAEADKLLAPYRSPYRDGKTPTDPNASYVVRLRAPDEGRIEFTDDVQGHVGVSAGQIDDLILLRTDGTPTYMIAVVVDDHDMGVTQVIRGDDHLGNTYRQIPIYQAMGWDLPKYAHVPLIHGPDGKKLSKRHGALGVEAYRDMGYLPEGMNNYLLRLGWSHGDDEIIPQDKAIEWFNTAGLGKAPGRLDFEKMKSVNAHYMAQADDNRLCDLLFSRDGFDQLSQVVKSRIKTSMSEIKNRAATIEELEMQTNFLLDLRPIEITGKLKKKMSLDAMERLSKLTIRFKDLSEWNNLALTAAITDFCADEEVGMGMIGPTLRAALTGGSPAPDLGLVLEWLGRDESLSRIDDQLNKVSA; the protein is encoded by the coding sequence ATGACGGTAATCACCCGCTTTGCCCCCTCGCCGACCGGATATCTACACATTGGTGGTGCTCGCACAGCATTGTTCAATTGGCTCTATGCCAAAGCCAACAACGGCAAATTCCTACTGCGTATTGAAGATACAGACAGGGAGAGGTCAACCCAAAACGCCGTTCAGGCGATTTTTGAGGGTTTAGATTGGTTAGGCATTACACCCGACGAAGAACCAACCTTTCAATTTCAGCGCGCTGATCGTCACCGCGAAGTTGTTGAAGAGATGATTTCCAAAGGCACTGCTTTTAAGTGTTATACGAGCCAAGAGGAACTTGCCGAGCGTCGCGAACAAGGTGAAGCCAAACGCGCAGATGCTAAAATAGCAGCAAAGGAAGGCAATGAAGACCTCGCTTCGAACCTTCGTGCAGAAGCTGATAAGCTTCTCGCGCCTTATCGCTCCCCTTATAGAGATGGCAAAACACCTACAGACCCTAACGCGTCCTATGTTGTCCGCTTGCGTGCACCAGATGAAGGTCGCATCGAATTTACTGATGATGTCCAAGGTCATGTCGGTGTATCAGCAGGTCAAATAGATGATCTTATTTTGCTTCGCACAGATGGGACACCAACCTACATGATCGCCGTCGTTGTGGATGATCACGATATGGGAGTCACCCAAGTTATTCGCGGTGATGATCATCTTGGTAATACTTACCGACAAATTCCTATTTATCAGGCTATGGGCTGGGATTTGCCCAAATACGCGCATGTTCCTCTTATTCACGGTCCCGATGGAAAAAAACTATCCAAAAGGCACGGTGCGTTAGGCGTCGAAGCTTATCGAGATATGGGATACCTACCAGAGGGTATGAATAACTATCTTCTTCGTCTTGGTTGGTCACATGGAGATGATGAGATCATCCCTCAAGATAAAGCCATAGAATGGTTTAATACAGCAGGTCTAGGAAAAGCTCCGGGGCGCTTAGATTTCGAAAAAATGAAGTCTGTAAATGCTCATTACATGGCCCAAGCTGATGATAATCGCTTGTGCGATCTGCTATTTAGCCGCGACGGTTTCGATCAATTGTCCCAAGTAGTGAAATCGCGTATTAAGACTTCAATGTCAGAAATTAAAAATCGCGCTGCGACTATTGAAGAGTTAGAAATGCAAACTAACTTTCTATTAGACCTTAGACCGATAGAAATAACTGGCAAATTGAAGAAAAAGATGTCTCTAGATGCTATGGAGCGCTTATCAAAGCTAACTATTCGGTTTAAAGACTTATCAGAATGGAACAACTTGGCTTTAACAGCTGCAATTACAGATTTCTGTGCTGACGAAGAGGTCGGCATGGGAATGATTGGACCGACATTACGAGCAGCTTTAACCGGCGGCTCACCAGCACCAGATCTTGGTTTAGTGTTGGAATGGCTTGGGCGGGATGAATCGCTTAGTCGAATTGATGATCAACTTAATAAGGTTAGTGCATGA
- the gltA gene encoding citrate synthase has protein sequence MENKVKPNGTATLNVAGKTAELPIYSGTLGPDVIDISTLNKQTGRFTLDPGFTSTGSCESQITFIDGEKGILLHRGYPIDQLAEKSDFLEVCYLLLNGELPTEAELTEYKHTITNHTMIHTQFDRFFEGFRRDAHPMAIVTGAIGALSAFYHDSLDINDPKHRLISAHRLIAKMPTIAARAHKYSIGQPFISPRNDLGYAANFLRMCFAVPAEDYQVQDVMARAMDRIFILHADHEQNASTSTVRLAGSSGANPFACMAAGVACLWGPSHGGANEAALNMLQEIGSVDRIPEYIARAKDKSDPFRLMGFGHRVYKNYDPRAKMMQKTCHEVLEAVGAHNDPLLQVAIELERIALEDPYFVEKKLYPNIDFYSGITLKAMGFPTEMFTVLFALARTVGWVAQWQEMIEDPTQRIGRPRQIYTGAPVRDYVPVNKR, from the coding sequence ATGGAAAATAAAGTAAAACCAAATGGTACCGCGACTCTAAACGTTGCTGGAAAAACTGCGGAATTGCCTATATACTCAGGTACTCTCGGCCCGGATGTAATAGACATCTCAACGTTGAACAAACAAACAGGGCGTTTCACACTCGATCCTGGATTTACCTCAACAGGTAGCTGTGAAAGCCAAATCACTTTTATTGATGGTGAAAAAGGTATTCTTCTGCACAGAGGTTACCCTATTGATCAACTCGCTGAGAAATCAGATTTCCTTGAAGTGTGTTATCTTCTATTAAATGGTGAACTTCCGACAGAAGCAGAACTAACAGAATACAAGCACACAATTACAAACCACACGATGATCCACACACAGTTTGATCGCTTCTTTGAAGGGTTCCGCAGAGATGCTCACCCGATGGCGATTGTAACTGGAGCGATTGGTGCGCTTTCTGCTTTCTATCACGATTCACTAGACATCAATGATCCAAAACACCGTTTGATTTCTGCTCACCGTTTGATCGCAAAAATGCCGACGATTGCAGCCCGTGCTCACAAATACTCAATCGGTCAACCATTCATCTCTCCTAGAAATGACCTTGGTTATGCAGCAAACTTCCTACGCATGTGTTTTGCAGTCCCTGCAGAAGACTATCAAGTTCAGGATGTAATGGCGCGTGCTATGGACCGCATATTCATCCTACACGCCGACCACGAACAAAACGCTTCAACATCTACAGTTCGTCTAGCTGGTTCTTCTGGTGCTAATCCATTCGCTTGTATGGCTGCAGGTGTTGCTTGTCTTTGGGGCCCATCACACGGTGGAGCAAACGAAGCAGCATTGAACATGCTACAAGAAATTGGTTCTGTAGATCGTATTCCTGAATACATTGCGCGCGCTAAAGACAAATCAGACCCATTCCGTTTGATGGGCTTTGGGCACCGAGTTTACAAAAACTACGACCCTCGCGCTAAAATGATGCAGAAAACATGTCACGAGGTTCTAGAGGCCGTTGGTGCTCACAACGACCCTCTTCTACAAGTGGCTATCGAACTTGAGCGTATCGCACTCGAAGACCCATATTTCGTAGAGAAAAAACTATACCCGAACATCGACTTCTATTCAGGTATCACTTTGAAAGCGATGGGCTTCCCAACAGAAATGTTCACAGTGCTATTTGCATTGGCCCGTACAGTTGGTTGGGTCGCTCAATGGCAAGAAATGATCGAAGACCCGACTCAACGCATTGGACGTCCTCGCCAAATCTATACTGGTGCTCCAGTCCGCGATTACGTGCCGGTAAACAAACGCTAA
- a CDS encoding LpxI family protein, whose amino-acid sequence MSKSKLGIIAGSGDLPETLAKHAQKEGRSVFIVGIAGFVEPELLEQFAHKVISVGEVGKQLSALKSENVNEVCFAGIVKRPNFKNLKLDAKGMMILPKVLKAASQGDDALLRVLVKTIEREGFKVVGADDVLTSLVAPIGSLGKHSPSSADFADIKKAAQIAAEIGRLDIGQGAIVCDGLVLAVEAQEGTDLMLQRCAALPDNLRGSTKVPRGVLVKRPKPVQERRVDLPTIGIRTLEGAKRACLSGIAYEANSALLLNMDELIAYADNNGLWIYGFEDTNLETER is encoded by the coding sequence ATGTCCAAATCTAAATTAGGTATCATTGCGGGTAGCGGGGATTTACCTGAAACTTTGGCTAAGCATGCCCAAAAAGAAGGTCGGAGTGTTTTTATTGTAGGCATTGCGGGTTTTGTTGAACCTGAACTTCTAGAGCAATTTGCGCATAAGGTGATCTCTGTTGGTGAAGTTGGAAAACAACTTTCTGCTTTAAAATCGGAAAATGTAAACGAAGTCTGTTTCGCTGGAATTGTAAAACGTCCTAATTTCAAAAATCTAAAACTAGATGCCAAAGGCATGATGATTCTGCCTAAGGTATTAAAAGCGGCATCACAGGGTGATGATGCCCTGTTAAGAGTATTGGTAAAAACCATTGAACGTGAAGGTTTCAAAGTTGTTGGTGCTGATGATGTTCTAACTTCACTTGTTGCACCGATTGGTTCTTTGGGTAAGCACTCTCCTAGTTCTGCTGATTTTGCTGATATAAAAAAAGCTGCTCAGATAGCTGCTGAAATAGGGCGTTTGGATATTGGACAGGGCGCTATCGTTTGCGACGGACTTGTTCTAGCAGTAGAGGCGCAGGAGGGCACAGATTTAATGCTCCAACGCTGTGCAGCGTTACCAGATAACCTTAGAGGGTCGACTAAAGTTCCTCGGGGTGTGCTTGTTAAGCGCCCTAAACCTGTTCAAGAACGCCGTGTAGATCTTCCAACAATAGGTATACGAACGCTAGAAGGTGCTAAACGTGCGTGCCTTTCAGGAATTGCTTATGAAGCCAATTCAGCATTACTGCTGAATATGGATGAACTGATAGCGTATGCTGATAATAATGGCCTTTGGATTTATGGATTCGAAGACACGAATCTCGAGACTGAAAGATAA
- the lpxB gene encoding lipid-A-disaccharide synthase translates to MRLYFVAAEPSGDVLAAEVMREILLLNKDVEFLGVGGSHMRALGIESLFDPQELAVFGLLEGIKAFKTVKARVEDTALDIVKHNPDAIILVDSWGFMWRVAQRAKELGYEGKRIKLIGPQVWATRPGRAKTLAKNVDHLLCIHDFEVPFYQPFGLDTTVIGNPALERDQNGFGEEFRAAKKISEDKQVILLLLGSRNSEIVTVAPILQRAAEEICENDANRMVICVVADSVREKVEAWSKDWTFPFFISSDEAEKSDAFASADIALACSGTVTTEVALQGVPLVIGYKIGWVTWLIARLFLMKSKFITLLNVAADREVAPEFIQTRFTVRNLKNAVERLLSNTDLRQKQILEQNLALEKMGRGGEGASKISAKKILELAK, encoded by the coding sequence ATGCGCCTTTACTTCGTTGCTGCTGAACCTTCTGGAGACGTGTTAGCGGCTGAAGTGATGCGGGAAATTCTGTTGCTAAATAAAGATGTTGAGTTCCTCGGTGTAGGTGGTTCACATATGCGGGCTTTAGGAATTGAAAGCTTGTTTGACCCTCAAGAGTTAGCAGTGTTTGGTCTACTCGAAGGTATAAAAGCTTTTAAAACTGTTAAAGCAAGGGTTGAAGATACGGCGTTAGATATTGTCAAACATAATCCAGATGCGATCATTCTTGTGGATTCCTGGGGGTTTATGTGGCGTGTCGCTCAGCGTGCAAAAGAATTAGGTTATGAAGGTAAGCGAATTAAATTAATTGGTCCTCAAGTTTGGGCAACTCGGCCTGGAAGAGCGAAAACGCTCGCTAAAAACGTCGATCATTTGCTTTGTATTCATGATTTTGAAGTGCCATTTTACCAACCATTTGGACTGGATACGACGGTAATAGGCAATCCAGCTCTTGAACGGGATCAAAATGGTTTTGGTGAAGAGTTTCGAGCTGCAAAGAAGATTTCAGAAGATAAGCAAGTCATTCTCCTTTTGTTAGGAAGCCGTAACTCAGAAATCGTGACAGTCGCGCCTATTCTGCAGAGGGCCGCTGAAGAGATTTGTGAAAACGATGCGAACCGAATGGTCATATGTGTCGTAGCCGATAGTGTAAGAGAGAAAGTAGAAGCGTGGAGTAAAGATTGGACGTTTCCATTTTTTATTTCATCCGATGAGGCTGAAAAATCTGATGCATTTGCATCAGCTGACATTGCTTTAGCTTGTTCAGGCACAGTTACGACAGAAGTGGCGCTTCAAGGTGTGCCACTCGTCATTGGTTATAAAATTGGATGGGTAACTTGGCTCATCGCTAGATTATTTTTGATGAAATCAAAATTCATTACACTTTTAAATGTCGCAGCAGACCGAGAAGTTGCTCCAGAGTTTATTCAAACACGTTTTACCGTCCGCAATTTGAAGAATGCTGTTGAACGATTATTGAGCAACACGGATTTAAGACAAAAACAGATTCTTGAACAAAACTTAGCTTTGGAGAAAATGGGTCGAGGTGGAGAAGGTGCCTCTAAAATTTCGGCGAAGAAAATTTTAGAATTAGCGAAATAG
- the lpxA gene encoding acyl-ACP--UDP-N-acetylglucosamine O-acyltransferase: protein MAVSIHPNAFIEDGAELGENVKIGPGCVIGPNVQIGDNSELYSQVVIAGHTILGANAKIYPFAALGHPPQDFKYRGEDTKLIIGNDVTVREHVTMHLGTVVGRGETRVGNNGYFMVGSHIGHDCIVGNNVTFANNATLGGQVTVGDHVIMGGLSAVHQFCRVGKHAFIGGGAPVTGDVIPYGMVDNHGKLAGLNLVGLKRRGFDRKQINDLRTAYRLFFASEGTFQERIDDAARMYEQQELVMEMVSFIRDGADRHLCLPK from the coding sequence ATGGCTGTTTCCATACACCCTAACGCATTTATTGAAGATGGTGCTGAGCTCGGTGAAAATGTCAAAATCGGACCAGGATGTGTCATCGGTCCGAATGTACAGATTGGTGATAACAGTGAGTTATATAGTCAGGTCGTCATAGCAGGACATACGATTTTAGGTGCAAATGCAAAGATATACCCCTTCGCTGCTTTGGGGCACCCACCTCAAGACTTTAAATATCGCGGAGAAGACACCAAGCTGATCATTGGAAATGATGTTACTGTCAGGGAACATGTAACTATGCACCTAGGTACGGTTGTCGGGCGCGGAGAAACTCGTGTTGGCAATAACGGATATTTCATGGTTGGTTCACACATTGGCCATGATTGTATTGTCGGCAATAATGTTACATTTGCAAACAATGCAACTCTGGGCGGTCAGGTGACAGTTGGTGATCATGTGATCATGGGTGGTCTCTCAGCAGTTCACCAATTTTGCCGTGTCGGAAAACATGCATTCATTGGTGGAGGCGCACCGGTTACCGGAGATGTTATTCCATACGGAATGGTCGATAATCACGGAAAACTTGCAGGGCTGAACCTTGTTGGTTTAAAGCGTCGTGGTTTTGATCGGAAACAAATTAATGATCTTCGTACGGCGTACAGGTTGTTTTTTGCTTCTGAAGGTACATTTCAAGAGCGTATCGATGATGCTGCTCGGATGTATGAACAGCAAGAACTTGTGATGGAGATGGTCAGTTTTATAAGAGACGGTGCTGATCGCCATTTATGTCTTCCCAAGTAA